The following are from one region of the Calypte anna isolate BGI_N300 chromosome 13, bCalAnn1_v1.p, whole genome shotgun sequence genome:
- the PURA gene encoding transcriptional activator protein Pur-alpha, with amino-acid sequence MADGDSGSERGGSGGGGGAAGAGGPGSGGGGGGGGGGPGGGLQHETQELASKRVDIQNKRFYLDVKQNAKGRFLKIAEVGAGGNKSRLTLSMSVAVEFRDYLGDFIEHYAQLGPSQPPELAQAADEPRRALKSEFLVRENRKYYMDLKENQRGRFLRVRQTVNRGPGLGSTQGQTIALPAQGLIEFRDALAKLIDDYGVEEEPAELPEGTSLTVDNKRFFFDVGSNKYGVFMRVSEVKPTYRNSITVPYKVWAKFGHTFCKYSDEMKKIQEKQRDKRAAAAAAPPAGAGAEPPPEAEAAAAAGPPGALLQAEEPEED; translated from the coding sequence ATGGCGGACGGGGACAGCGGCAGCGAGCGCGgaggcagcggcggcggcgggggcgcGGCGGGCGCCGGGGGGCCGGGCTcgggcggcggtggcggcggcggcggcggcggcccggGCGGCGGCCTGCAGCACGAAACGCAGGAGCTGGCCTCCAAGCGGGTGGACATCCAGAACAAGCGCTTCTACCTGGACGTGAAGCAGAACGCCAAGGGCCGCTTCCTGAAGATCGCCGAGGTGGGGGCGGGCGGCAACAAGAGCCGCCTGACCCTCTCCATGTCGGTGGCCGTCGAGTTCCGCGACTACCTGGGCGACTTCATCGAGCACTACGCGCAGCTGGGGCCCAGCCAGCCCCCCGAGCTGGCGCAGGCGGCCGACGAGCCCCGGCGGGCGCTGAAGAGCGAGTTCCTGGTGCGGGAGAACCGCAAGTACTACATGGATCTGAAGGAGAACCAGCGCGGGCGCTTCCTCCGCGTCCGTCAAACCGTCAACCGCGGCCCGGGGCTGGGCTCCACGCAGGGCCAGACCATCGCCCTGCCGGCCCAGGGCCTGATCGAGTTCCGCGACGCCCTGGCCAAGCTCATCGACGACTACGGGGTGGAGGAGGAGCCGGCCGAGCTGCCCGAGGGCACCTCCTTGACTGTGGACAACAAGCGCTTCTTCTTCGACGTGGGCTCCAACAAGTACGGCGTCTTCATGCGGGTCAGCGAGGTGAAGCCCACGTACCGCAACTCCATCACCGTCCCCTACAAGGTCTGGGCCAAGTTCGGCCACACCTTCTGCAAGTACTCGGACGAGATGAAGAAGATCCAGGAGAAGCAGCGGGACAAgcgcgccgccgccgccgccgctcccccCGCGGGCGCCGGGGCCGAGCCGCCCCCCGAGGCCgaggccgccgccgccgccggcccGCCAGGCGCCCTGCTGCAGGCCGAGGAGCCCGAGGAGGACTGA